In Puntigrus tetrazona isolate hp1 chromosome 7, ASM1883169v1, whole genome shotgun sequence, the following are encoded in one genomic region:
- the LOC122348203 gene encoding anoctamin-9-like — translation MFFTDREEDVALHELDNGNEPLLPSQRNLYLPRSYDYVLVADKVEDMENQIFKKQDAFICELKQKNIKVTRIDHAGKVFFGVCAPEEIFTKYKYLLKVSDACNWSGELTCDLSVSLCTRIRIVHFVLNNTFIGSGEGLRDLLCQGAFESIFCLHEKKEQKKLRKKWASWLAVMKLFQQPVTDIKDYFGEKVALYYLWLGWYTRMLVPAAVIGIVVFLYGLAFFNTSPLIQDVCGSDIIMCPRCDIRCSVWNLSDTCTYAKVSQLFDNEGTVAFAMFMAIWATLFLELWKRHRALYVSKWKVFDWCEEEEELILEIVNNPKCKPKEFTHSYLRSIVVLLLVTLVLVVIIGLTHALVICRVLTAILLSQSKWHFLRDHSTTIAMLSGAVLHYITIQVMTRVNKIVAFKLCEFEKPRSFAATEKYFTVKMFTFQFFTLFSSLFYVAFFLGRINGYPGNYVRIAGKWRLEECHPSGCLTDLFIQMAVILVLKQTINNIFEFTVPWLKLCFKRTKAKTMRRKCGNCYRKACREEEGIFEPCDLCKLRNWMENYDLTDVNAFSLFNEFLEMVLQFSFTTIFVAAFPLAPLLALINNIFEIRLDAIKMVSLERRLVPKKTNDIGVWTRILEAVGVMAVIANGLVIGISSDFIPRLVYRYHYGPCATSQSTSLDCMTGYINNTLATAFMSNPNVKKDFMYLIEKGYNITQCSYKDYRSDEDQSLTSQFWLILALRFAFVILFEHVVVMCKFIAAWFIPDNPIRVKNDRLEDKLRRLKTELEEANAVYNSRCTEV, via the exons ATGTTCTTCACTGATCGAGAg GAAGATGTGGCCCTGCATGAGCTGGACAATGGGAATGAGCCTTTACTTCCATCACAG CGCAACTTGTATCTTCCTCGATCATATGACTATGTCCTGGTGGCTGATAAAGTGGAGGACATGGAAAACCAAATCTTCAAGAAGCAGGACGCTTTTATCTGTGAACTGAAACAGAAGAACATTAAAGTGACT AGAATCGATCACGCTGGAAAGGTGTTCTTTGGCGTCTGTGCACCTGAGGAGATTTTTACAAAGTACAAGTACTTACTAAAGGTGTCTGATGCCTGTAACTGGAGCGGAGAGCTAACGTGTGATTTGTCTGTCTCATTGTGCACCAG AATCAGGATCGTCCACTTTGTCTTGAACAATACCTTTATAGGATCAGGAG AGGGCCTTAGAGACCTGTTGTGTCAGGGTGCTTTTGAGTCCATCTTCTGTCTGCATGAG aaaaaagagcagaaaaaacTAAGGAAGAAGTGGGCGAGCTGGTTGGCAGTAATGAAGCTTTTTCAGCAGCCTGTCACTGATATTAA GGACTATTTTGGGGAGAAAGTGGCGCTGTATTACCTGTGGCTGGGCTGGTACACACGCATGCTCGTCCCTGCAGCTGTTATTGGCATCGTTGTGTTCTTATACGGCCTTGCCTTCTTCAATACAAGTCCACTCAT TCAGGACGTCTGTGGCTCCGACATCATCATGTGTCCAAGATGTGACATAAGATGCAGCGTGTGGAACCTGTCTGACACCTGTACATACGCCAAG GTGAGCCAGTTATTTGACAATGAAGGGACAGTGGCTTTTGCCATGTTCATGGCAATTTGGG CAACCCTGTTCTTGGAGCTGTGGAAGAGACACCGAGCTCTGTATGTGTCAAAGTGGAAAGTGTTTGACTGGTGCGAGGAGGAG GAAGAATTGATTTTGGAGATCGTAAATAACCCCAAGTGTAAGCCAAAAGAGTTTACGCATTCCTACCTGCGCAGCATCGTGGTGCTTCTTTTGGTCACGTTAGTG CTGGTGGTGATCATAGGTCTGACGCACGCTCTGGTCATCTGCCGTGTTTTAACTGCGATATTGTTGTCCCAAAGCAAGTGGCATTTTCTGCGTGACCATTCCACCACAATAGCCATGTTATCTGGAGCAGTGCTGCACTACATTACCATTCAGGTTATGACTCGG gtCAACAAAATTGTGGCCTTTAAACTATGCGAGTTTG AAAAGCCACGTTCTTTTGCAGCCACAGAGAAGTACTTCACAGTCAAGATGTTCACGTTTCAATTCTTCACTCTCTTCTCATCTCTGTTTTATGTGGCCTTCTTTCTAGGAAG GATCAATGGCTATCCAGGAAATTATGTTCGAATCGCAGGGAAATGGAGACTAGAAGAG tgtcatCCAAGTGGCTGCCTTACAGATCTCTTCATCCAGATGGCCGTTATTCTGGTGCTCAAACAAACGATCAACAACATATTTGAGTTCACAGTGCc CTGGTTAAAGCTGTGTTTTAAGCGAACAAAAGCCAAGACGATGCGCAGAAAGTGTGGTAACTGTTACCGGAAGGCATGTCGAGAAGAGGAGGGCATTTTTGAACCATGTGACCTCTGCAAGCTTCGTAACTGGATGGAAAACTACGACCTGACTGACGTTAATGCTTTCAGCTTGTTCAATGAGTTTCTGGAAATGG TTCTTCAGTTCAGTTTCACAACCATCTTTGTGGCTGCGTTTCCTCTGGCTCCCTTGCTGGCCCTTATCAATAATATATTTGAGATCAGACTGGATGCCATCAAGATGGTCAGCCTTGAGCGCCGCCTAGTGCCCAAAAAGACGAATGACATCG GTGTGTGGACTAGAATATTAGAAGCTGTTGGGGTGATGGCTGTCATTGCTAATGGCCTAGTGATTGGGATTTCCTCTGACTTCATACCCCGTCTGGTGTACCGGTACCATTACGGACCTTGTGCTACCAGCCAAAGTACAAGTCTGGA CTGTATGACGGGATATATCAACAACACTCTGGCAACAGCATTCATGTCCAATCCGAACGTCAAAAAAGACTTCATGTACTTGATAGAGAAAGGATATAATATTACGCAGTGCAG ttacaaaGACTACCGCAGTGATGAAGACCAGAGTCTCACCTCTCAGTTCTGGCTCATTCTGGCACTTCGCTTTGCCTTTGTTATTCTGTTCGAG CATGTAGTGGTGATGTGCAAGTTTATTGCAGCCTGGTTTATACCCGACAATCCTATCAGAGTAAAGAACGACAGGCTAGAGGACAAACTGAGAAGACTGAAAACGGAACTTGA GGAAGCAAATGCAGTGTATAACAGCAGATGCACTGAGGTGTGA
- the LOC122348212 gene encoding protein TSSC4-like, translating into MSDSNRKEKDAFNSLSNRDTIELPDDLSLSDSDSDEPTEHFSRKVEDLSSSSEDEDQTRQQVQSVPQENPIFRLTGGSSGFCDRSRDIFAQLDSAAKLTSKDLGEDNILDGTFARPAPPSPPREAQRKCVGQEITKKQPPSKKLPDYLAHPERWTHYSLEDTADTSDRKNSQIAHQFIQGLQESRRSQKDVLEEFTPAFNQDYGSTSENKIVFNKPKIKDPSGSKLDHAKKDEVELQHLDDRQETDEGEDGPLHHRFSSRENKEKKRKWGTEKEEDKKVSSAAFNSSKKVNRKHFRKTLEDDEGGPVSTVYINTLNYCFNVYVLKMYCFV; encoded by the coding sequence ATGAGTGACTCAAACCGCAAAGAAAAGGATGCCTTCAACAGTCTGTCTAATAGAGATACAATTGAACTGCCAGATGACCTTTCTCTGAGCGACTCTGACTCTGATGAGCCCACTGAGCATTTCAGCAGAAAAGTGGAAGACTTGTCATCATCCTCAGAGGATGAAGACCAAACTCGGCAGCAAGTCCAGTCTGTTCCTCAAGAAAATCCCATCTTCAGACTGACAGGTGGGAGCTCTGGTTTCTGTGATCGGAGCAGGGACATCTTTGCACAGTTAGACAGTGCTGCAAAGCTCACATCTAAAGATCTAGGCGAAGACAACATCCTTGATGGCACGTTTGCCCGTCCTGCTCCTCCATCACCTCCACGGGAAGCTCAGAGAAAGTGTGTTGGCCAAGAGATAACCAAAAAACAACCTCCGAGTAAAAAACTCCCAGACTACCTTGCACACCCTGAGCGCTGGACCCACTACAGTCTTGAAGACACAGCTGACACCAGTGATAGAAAGAATAGTCAGATCGCTCATCAGTTTATACAAGGTCTTCAAGAGAGCAGGAGGTCTCAGAAAGATGTACTTGAGGAGTTCACGCCAGCGTTCAACCAGGATTATGGCAGCACCAGTGAGAATAAGATTGTGTTCAATAAACCCAAGATTAAAGATCCGAGTGGGAGCAAACTTGATCATGCTAAGAAGGACGAAGTTGAACTTCAACACTTGGATGACAGACAGGAGACTGATGAAGGAGAGGACGGTCCTCTTCATCATCGCTTCAGCTCAAGGgagaataaagagaaaaaaagaaagtgggGGACTGAAAAAGAGGAAGACAAAAAGGTGTCCAGTGCTGCCTTCAACAGTAGCAAGAAAGTAAATCGCAAACACTTCCGTAAAACACTTGAAGATGATGAAGGTGGCCCAGTGAGCACTGTGTACATAAATACTTTAAactactgttttaatgtttatgtacttaaaatgtactgttttgtaTAA